Below is a window of Streptomyces genisteinicus DNA.
GCCGTGATCGACCTGCGCGAGGTGCGGCCGGGCGCCGTCGCCGAGCGGCTGTACGAGGAATGGGGCGGGCCGCGCGCCCGGCTCGACGACTCGGTGTGCATGGAGCTGCCGGCGCTTCCCCTCGAGGAACTGGTGCGCCGGATGCCGAGGTCGCGCGCCCAGCGCGCCCGCGCCAACCTCCGCAGGCTCCAGGCGCTCGGAGTGGCCGCCGCCACCGTCCCCGCGGCGGATGTCCCGGCGTCCGTCGACCGGATGCTGACGCTGCACGAACTCCAGTGGCGCGGACGGGGAGTGAACGTCGAGCACCTGCGGCCGCGGTTCCGCGCGCACCTGGTGCGCGCGGTGACCCGGATGACGGCCGGGGACGAGGCGACGCTCACCGAGTTCCGGATGGACGGGGAGGTGGTCGCCGTGGGCCTCGCCCTGCGGTCCGCCGGGCTCAGCGGCAGCTATCTGTACGGCGCCCATCCGGTGCTGCGCGAACGCAAGGCGGACATCGCCACGATGCTGATGGCGGAGGAGGCCCGGCAGGCGGCCGGCCGCGACCTCGCCGTGCTGAGCATGCTGCGCGGTTCGGAACCGTACAAGAACCACTGGCGGCCCGAGGCGGTCACCAGCGGACGGCTGCTGCTTGCGCGCCCCGCGCTGGAACCCCTGCTCCGGCTGCACGAGTCGCGCGCCCGGATGCGCGACCGCGCGGCGGAGATGGTGCGCACCAGGCTGCCGGCCGCGCGCGAGTGGCGCGGCCGGCTCAACGACTGGCGGGCCGAGGGGACTTCGGTCAGAACGGCTGCGCAGCCACCCCGGGGAGGCTGACGCACAGCTGCTCCTCGGGCACCCACGCGGCCACCCAGTCCCGGAAGTCCGCGGGCATGCACCAGTCGTAGGCGTTCACCCCGTCGTCGTCGGCGGGCACCGGCGCCGGTGTCTGCTCCGCGGGCGGCTCGGACGGGACGGGCTCGGCGGGCGGCGGGTCCACGGGCGCGGGCTCGGCGGGCGGCGGGTCCGACGGCTGCGGGGACGGCTCGGACGGGCCGGAGTTCGCAAGCAGCTTCGAGCGGAACACCTTCGAGGATTCCGGATTGCTTTCGCACTGCCAGACACCGTGCGGACAGTAGTCTGTGATCGTCTGGTAGAGCGGCTTGTGGCGGTCGATCCATTCGAACATGCGCCGCATGTACTCGGGATTGTCGCCGTTCCGGAAAAGGCCCCACTCCGGATAGGAGATCGGCTTTCCGCGTTCCGCGGCGAACTCCACCTGCTTCCGCAGTCCGTACGGCGCATTCGCCTGGTCGTCGAACGACTCGCCGGGAGGCTGGTCGTACGAGTCCATTCCGATGATGTCCACCACGTCGTCGCCCGGATAGCACTCGGTCCAGGGGACGGCGTCCAGTCCGCGGTTGGGGGCGAAGTCGAACCGGAACTCCTGCCCGGGAACGGAGCGCATGGCCGTCACGATGCTGTTCCAGTACGCCTTCCAGGCCTGCGGGTCGGGGCCGCAGCGGTGGGTGTACGTGGTGCCGTTCATCTCCCAGCCGAGCACGATCACGGTGTCCGGGACGCCGGCGTCCACCAGGCGCGTCGCGAGGGTGCGGTAGTGGTGGTCGTACTGGCCGCGGGCGCCCGCCCGCAGCAGCTGGGCGACGGC
It encodes the following:
- a CDS encoding GNAT family N-acetyltransferase, whose product is MTSGDVLDAPGVTGPGVPDASGTTVTLCRDPRAFAALAPEWDRLHRSCGAATPFQSHAWLESWWRSYGAEGRLRVVLARRNGRLIGAAPLTLVHRPMPLLVPLGGAISDYGDLVVDDGHAEQALRALARGLERAARHAVIDLREVRPGAVAERLYEEWGGPRARLDDSVCMELPALPLEELVRRMPRSRAQRARANLRRLQALGVAAATVPAADVPASVDRMLTLHELQWRGRGVNVEHLRPRFRAHLVRAVTRMTAGDEATLTEFRMDGEVVAVGLALRSAGLSGSYLYGAHPVLRERKADIATMLMAEEARQAAGRDLAVLSMLRGSEPYKNHWRPEAVTSGRLLLARPALEPLLRLHESRARMRDRAAEMVRTRLPAAREWRGRLNDWRAEGTSVRTAAQPPRGG
- a CDS encoding glycoside hydrolase family 26 protein, with the translated sequence MPVRHRPITTCIATVAAGLLVSGGLAGGTAQAGTAGDDEAAPASSAGQTAVGAYLHYGPPGIARMAELSAWLGGRDLKVAHTYLPGDLWTNIEGRPEFLRPWAEWRKGAADRMFVLNVPMLDRNEDRLPDVAVAQLLRAGARGQYDHHYRTLATRLVDAGVPDTVIVLGWEMNGTTYTHRCGPDPQAWKAYWNSIVTAMRSVPGQEFRFDFAPNRGLDAVPWTECYPGDDVVDIIGMDSYDQPPGESFDDQANAPYGLRKQVEFAAERGKPISYPEWGLFRNGDNPEYMRRMFEWIDRHKPLYQTITDYCPHGVWQCESNPESSKVFRSKLLANSGPSEPSPQPSDPPPAEPAPVDPPPAEPVPSEPPAEQTPAPVPADDDGVNAYDWCMPADFRDWVAAWVPEEQLCVSLPGVAAQPF